The DNA segment AAAACATTTAGAAATGGAGGAAAAAATGATACATAGTATTAAAATTAATGATTTTAGAATTTTTAAGAATATTTCAATGAATTTAGGAAGATATTTAACTGTTATTTCAGGTAAAAATGCTTTGGGGAAATCAACATTACTCGGTATGATTGGGAACACATGTGAATTGAAAGCTAGTGAAGGTAGACCAATAATACAGAAGCAATTTAGAACTGAATTTAGTGAAATATTTAAAGGCTCCGAAAAATTTGATTTAAGTGGTTCTAACAAATATACTGTTTATTTCTCAGATATAAAAAATCCTGATAAAATAGTTGATTACAGAACTTGTAGGATAACTTGGCCAACAACTAAAATAAAAACCACTAAAGGTGATATAAAGTATAAAAAAAGATTTCGTGTTATACCAGAAAAAACAGTTAGTAAAAGAAAATCAAGTAAAAAATATAGCTATCCAGTTTTGTATCTTGGTTTATCGAGGTTATATCCTATAGGTGAGTCAAATGAAGAAACACTTTCAGTAAAAAATATAAAATTAGAAGAAGATGAACGAATAATGTTTTTAACAAGTTATAAAGAAATATTGTCAATAGTAAATGATGAAGAAATCAGCATTGATTGTATAAATATTGGAGAAACTGACAGAAAAAAGGGGATAGGAATATCTACGACCGAATATGATTCTTTAACAAACTCAGCTGGTCAAGATAATATTGGGCAGATACTTTTAGCAGTTTTATCTTTTTATAGATTAAAAAGAAATAATCCAGATAAATATAAAGGTGGTTTATTATTAATAGATGAATTAGAAGCAACTCTTCATCCTTATGCTCAATCAGAGCTATTAAGACACTTAATTAAATATTGCAAGGAATTAGACTTACAAATAGTTTTTACAACACATAGTTTAACTATACTTCAATTAATTTGTGAAAAGACAAAATATAATAAAAAAGATGGGAATATAAACGATATTGAATTATTATATATTACTAAAGCAAATGGTACCTTGGAAATAAGACAAAGTATAGAATATGCTACTATGTACAATGATTTAAATATTCAGTCAATAAAAGAAAATCCATCGAAAATTATAGTATATTCTGAAGATGATGAAACTAGATGGTTTGCACAAAAATTGCTGAATAAATATATTCATAGATTAGAGTTAGTAAATATAACTATGGGATTTTCTAATTTATTAAAATTAAACAAAGCCGATCCAAAATATTTTTCTAATATAATCTTTATAGTTGATGGAGATGTTAGAGATGAGGATATTGAAAAATATAAACTTCCTAATATTAATAATATTATCAAACTACCAGGAGGTAAAAGACCTGAAGAAATTTTATATTTATATTTAAAGGATATACCAGCAGAACATGAATTAAGGGAACAGATCACTAAATATAATTTTACAAAAGAATATTTTCAAACACATTCTCCTGAAAAAGAGTATAAAGAAAAAGCAAAAGAAAGAGAACAGTATAAAAAATGGTTTAATGAGTATTTAGGCATTCTTATAGAACCATATAATGTATTCGATTTTTGGTATAAAGATAATAGAGAAGATTGCGATAAATTTATACAAACTTTTATTAATATTTTTAACTCAATTGCAGATAGACTTCTGATGCAAAGAATTGACTAGCCTTAATATAATATAAATTTGCTTAAATAATTATGGCCAGAAACAATAATTTATGGTAAAATCAAATATAATATATTTGTTAGGAGAAGTGAAAATCATGTCTAGTATGAGAACTTATACGCCTTTACGATATCCTGGTGGTAAAAATAAATTAACGGGATATGTAAAAAAAATAATAATAGCTAATAATCTTAAAGGATGCATATACATTGAACCTTTTGCTGGTGGTGCAGCTATTGCATTAGCATTATTGATAGATGGCTATGCTTCCGAAATTATTATAAATGATATTGACAAGTCGATATATGCATTTTGGTATTCAGTTTTAAACCATACAGATGAATTATGTTATTTAATTGAAAATACACCAATTAATATAGATCAATGGCATAAACAAAAAGATATTCAAAGACATAAGGATAGTGCTAATTTGTTAGAACTAGGTTTTTCAACATTCTTTCTAAATAGGACTAATAGATCTGGAATATTAAAGGCTGGTGTGATTGGTGGTTTAGAACAGAATGGAAAATATAAAATGGATTGTCGGTTTAATAAAAAACGGCTGATAAACCAAATTAGATATATATCAAAATATAAGAATAATATAAAAATTTTTAATATGGATACTATTCAGTTATTAGATGTAGTATTACCTAAAATTGAAACTAAAAGCTTTATTTTTTTTGATCCTCCTTATTATAATAAAGGATCTACACTTTATGTAAATTATTATAATCATGAGGACCACCTAAAATTGAGTAAAAAAATAGGACAAATTAAAGAACATTGTTGGATAGTTACTTATGATTATGTAAAAGCAATCAGTAAAATGTATAGTCAATATTTTCAAACAACCTATAAATTAAATTATACTGCACAAAGAAAATATACTGGATATGAAATAATGATTTACAGTAATAATCTTAATATTCCTAAAGAATGCAAAAGTGTGATTTGAGTATAAAAGTTCCTGAAGGTGCTTTTGTAAATCTTATCGAAGTTTACATGCCTCCTGTTCGTAATGAAATGGCCAATAAAAGTGTAAATAAAACAGTAACAATTCCACGATGGTTGAATGAGGCAGCAGAAAATGCAAACATAACTTTTCACAAGTACTTCAATACGCACTAAAAGAACAATTAAAAATAAGAGATAGATATAAAGCACTCTAAAATGGGTGCTTTTTCATGACAATCCCATGACAATCCGAGACAATCTTTTTTATATATTTCGATACTTTTATCAAATTAAGCTTATCTTTTATAATATGCATAAATACTAGGTTCTTAAGATATAAAAGATAAAGAAGGATTGTCATGGATTTCGCTTGGGAGGTCTGCAAAACCTTTATCTCCAGTTCGAATCTGGATGCCGCCTCCATATTTATTCAAGCGATATCAAGCCTTTCATGGCTTTTATTTTTTGCTTAAAAATAAATTAATGTCTGTATAATGGGGTTAAATCCCTCAGCTTAAGCTGAAACCTTTAGGTCAACAAAATGAATAATCACTTCTAGTAAAAAATAAACTAGAGGTGATAAATATGCAAAATTATAGAAAGTCATCACATGCAACGTATGATCTAAAATATCATATAGTCTGGATAACAAAATACAGAAAACCGGTATTAGTTGGGAAAATAGCAGAAAGAGCAAGGGAACTAATAAGAATGGTATGCAAAAATAATGAAATAGAAATATTATCAGGACATGTATCGAAAGATCATATACATATACTAGTGTCAGCACCACAACATTTGTCAGTAAGTAAGCTGGTGCAATATATAAAAGGATATAGTTCGAGAAAGTTGCTAATGGAGAATAAGGAACTGAACAAACAATTTTGGGGACAACATTTATGGGCAGGAGGATATTTTGCAGCAAGTAGTGGCAATGTAACGGATGAAGTGATAATAGAGTATATACAAAATCAAGACATAGAAAAAAATCAAAAGAATGATAATTTTACTTTAGGCGAGTTTTAAGCTGCTTAAGCGGCACACCACCAGATAAAGCAGGTGGTGGTTGAGTTTGTACTTTTTCTTGACGTAGTATCAAAGGTGCGATAAAATGTACATAGTATTAATATGTCCTTTATATGTACCTAAATGGGGGTTTTAAAGTTGTACAAATACTTATTAACTTTTATTGGCACAATGACAATAATTTTTATTGCAGATTTTATCTTTAGATTAATTTTTCATAAAGATACTCGAGTTATAAGCAAAAGCTGGAAATATCTTTTGTATTATTTTTTAATTTCATGTGTTTTGTTTTTTATAGCTTATTGGATGTTTCCTAATGTTTTCTTTAAGTGAATATATCGCCTGTTTCAAGTCGCAAACATGCTATAAAACTTGCTAACATTTTGCTAACGTAACAAATAAAAATACTTAAAATTAGGCGTGAAAGAAGTCTAACAATTTCCAGTTTTAAAAATAAAAAAAGCTTAATTTTAAGCGCTTTCGTGACATACAGTTACTAATTAAAACTGCTTAAAAAATACTTCAGAGGTCTACAAAACCTTTATCTCCAGTTCGAATCTGGATGCTGCCTCCATATTAAATTAAGCGATATCAAGCCTTTCATGGCTTTTATTTTTTTGCTTAAAAATAAGTTAATTTCGGCTAATTTCCAAATGCAAACAAAAAATTAATCAATCAAGAAGGATTTTTTTTAAATATGTCGAATAAGTCATAAAGTGTTATAATAACTATAATCTTATGTAAATTATTTACTAAAAATGGAGAGGAGGATAAGGAATAGCGCTTGAATGACAGTTGTTCCAATGGTCATGAAAAGGATTGTACTAATTGCTGTGTCTTTGATTTTAGTTTTTACATTTACATCGCAAGTTTGCGCTGATACATACTACAATGGTTTTTTGTATACATATCAAAGCAATAGCTATATGATGGTGCCTGCACGAGGTGTATTTCAAAGCATGGGTGCAGATGTAAAATGGTACGGTGATACTCAAACGGTTGAGATAACAAAAGATAGCCTTAAAATCGCGCTTAAGATCGACAGCACCAATGCGATCGTCAATAGAAAAGCGAAAGATATGCCGGTGCCTGCCATAATAAAAGACGGTTCAACCTTTTTACCGCTTCGATTTTTGGCTGAACTGCTTGGGGATAATGAAGTCAAATGGGATGGAAATACGCAAACTGCTGCTATCCCATTTAACAATGGTTATATTTATGTTAAAGCGGTTGATTATAGCTTAGACGCGACAAGTTTTACTCAGAAAGTTGATGGCGTTGTTGTGACGGGTGTAAGGATACCTTACAATTCACCT comes from the Thermoanaerobacterium aotearoense genome and includes:
- a CDS encoding AAA family ATPase gives rise to the protein MIHSIKINDFRIFKNISMNLGRYLTVISGKNALGKSTLLGMIGNTCELKASEGRPIIQKQFRTEFSEIFKGSEKFDLSGSNKYTVYFSDIKNPDKIVDYRTCRITWPTTKIKTTKGDIKYKKRFRVIPEKTVSKRKSSKKYSYPVLYLGLSRLYPIGESNEETLSVKNIKLEEDERIMFLTSYKEILSIVNDEEISIDCINIGETDRKKGIGISTTEYDSLTNSAGQDNIGQILLAVLSFYRLKRNNPDKYKGGLLLIDELEATLHPYAQSELLRHLIKYCKELDLQIVFTTHSLTILQLICEKTKYNKKDGNINDIELLYITKANGTLEIRQSIEYATMYNDLNIQSIKENPSKIIVYSEDDETRWFAQKLLNKYIHRLELVNITMGFSNLLKLNKADPKYFSNIIFIVDGDVRDEDIEKYKLPNINNIIKLPGGKRPEEILYLYLKDIPAEHELREQITKYNFTKEYFQTHSPEKEYKEKAKEREQYKKWFNEYLGILIEPYNVFDFWYKDNREDCDKFIQTFINIFNSIADRLLMQRID
- a CDS encoding DNA adenine methylase, which translates into the protein MSSMRTYTPLRYPGGKNKLTGYVKKIIIANNLKGCIYIEPFAGGAAIALALLIDGYASEIIINDIDKSIYAFWYSVLNHTDELCYLIENTPINIDQWHKQKDIQRHKDSANLLELGFSTFFLNRTNRSGILKAGVIGGLEQNGKYKMDCRFNKKRLINQIRYISKYKNNIKIFNMDTIQLLDVVLPKIETKSFIFFDPPYYNKGSTLYVNYYNHEDHLKLSKKIGQIKEHCWIVTYDYVKAISKMYSQYFQTTYKLNYTAQRKYTGYEIMIYSNNLNIPKECKSVI
- the tnpA gene encoding IS200/IS605 family transposase, which codes for MQNYRKSSHATYDLKYHIVWITKYRKPVLVGKIAERARELIRMVCKNNEIEILSGHVSKDHIHILVSAPQHLSVSKLVQYIKGYSSRKLLMENKELNKQFWGQHLWAGGYFAASSGNVTDEVIIEYIQNQDIEKNQKNDNFTLGEF
- a CDS encoding copper amine oxidase N-terminal domain-containing protein, translated to MTVVPMVMKRIVLIAVSLILVFTFTSQVCADTYYNGFLYTYQSNSYMMVPARGVFQSMGADVKWYGDTQTVEITKDSLKIALKIDSTNAIVNRKAKDMPVPAIIKDGSTFLPLRFLAELLGDNEVKWDGNTQTAAIPFNNGYIYVKAVDYSLDATSFTQKVDGVVVTGVRIPYNSPYKPAVVLANNQIGTTQSLYDMAKYYNADVAINGTFFSAYDGNPVPWNTIIKDGKVVHVVNVGSVFGFTADGRVKMDKLKISIAGGTNGSYSWPNNWYAYGFNHTPSANSVYIFTSELIME